A genomic segment from Montipora foliosa isolate CH-2021 chromosome 9, ASM3666993v2, whole genome shotgun sequence encodes:
- the LOC137971708 gene encoding uncharacterized protein yields MTFADDAAFVSHAERGQQAIIDRFATACQDFGFTIIKKTEVLPMPGTDAEPTILISSQALNSVDAFKYLGSAITSNLSLNSDFNALFASSAPCCIGERRGLHTRDKKLDALHFRFLRKILEITWKDKITNQEVLETAELPTIQYLVSERRLRRWLGHWPRAPSKRPTLWTAVSRKTINRTASSSLQRRLQTRHEGSHVESVSATRNGWLTTVLSGG; encoded by the coding sequence ATGACCTTTGCCGACGACGCTGCCTTTGTCAGTCACGCAGAGAGAGGACAACAAGCGATCATAGACCGCTTCGCGACTGCCTGCCAGGACTTTGGCTTTACCATCATCAAAAAGACTGAGGTACTGCCAATGCCGGGGACCGATGCTGAGCCGACCATCCTGATCAGCAGCCAAGCACTCAACTCTGTGGACGCCTTCAAGTACCTTGGCTCAGCAATCACCTCCAATCTCTCCCTGAATAGTGACTTCAATGCTCTGTTTGCGTCCTCAGCACCCTGTTGTATTGGAGAGAGACGCGGCCTACATACACGAGACAAGAAGCTAGACGCACTCCACTTCAGATTCCTCCGCAAAATTCTTGAGATCACCTGGAAGGATAAAATCACCAACCAGGAAGTACTTGAAACTGCAGAACTGCCAACTATCCAGTACCTCGTCTCAGAGCGTAGACTACGCCGTTGGCTAGGCCATTGGCCCCGAGCGCCTTCCAAAAGACCTACTCTATGGACAGCTGTCTCAAGGAAAACGATCAACAGGACGGCCTCTTCTTCGCTACAAAGACGTCTGCAAACGAGACATGAAGGCAGCCACGTTGAATCAGTGTCGGCAACTCGGAATGGCTGGCTGACGACCGTGTTAAGTGGAGGGTAG